Proteins encoded within one genomic window of Citrobacter amalonaticus Y19:
- a CDS encoding VENN motif pre-toxin domain-containing protein, which produces MIASTATDDKNKLDTGTLGWSDIHNESKTSGDSHTVAISGSAGGSGSGENRNVAPAIGTGHAEESSSGTTSSAISNGTLIIRDKANQTQDIADLSRDTDNAHHGVDVNGDVQKVKDNLAVQSEGAALATSVLDVYGKYAEKKAKESNAALEAKLTAEGKMQGETAQEREAFLKTQPGYQSTDYGPGSEFWTKGSAAAGLLAGALGGNLKAGAAAGAAPLLAELVSKQDDPTLRAVLHGIVAAALTQASGGSGSDGMKAGAIGAVTASAMTDHLVSALYGKDVSQLTADEKRLVSSLVTIAGGLAGAAVTDGDLSMAALASNTAKVEVTNNSLAGDKSRESVKQSAEWWKEQSGTGWVIISLRSLQMGWLI; this is translated from the coding sequence GTGATTGCGTCCACGGCAACGGACGACAAAAACAAACTGGATACGGGAACGCTTGGCTGGAGCGATATTCACAACGAGAGCAAAACCTCCGGTGACAGCCACACCGTGGCGATTTCGGGCAGTGCGGGCGGCAGCGGAAGTGGTGAAAACCGCAACGTGGCTCCGGCCATCGGTACCGGTCATGCAGAAGAGAGCAGCAGCGGCACCACGTCGTCGGCCATCAGTAACGGCACCCTCATCATCCGCGACAAGGCTAACCAGACGCAGGATATTGCTGACCTGAGTCGTGACACCGACAACGCCCACCACGGAGTGGATGTAAACGGTGATGTACAGAAGGTGAAGGATAACCTGGCGGTACAGAGCGAAGGTGCGGCGCTGGCAACCTCTGTGCTGGATGTGTACGGCAAGTATGCAGAGAAGAAGGCGAAGGAATCCAACGCCGCGCTGGAAGCGAAGCTGACTGCGGAAGGGAAAATGCAGGGTGAAACGGCACAGGAGCGGGAAGCTTTCCTGAAAACGCAGCCGGGTTACCAGAGTACCGATTACGGTCCGGGGAGTGAGTTCTGGACGAAGGGCAGCGCGGCGGCGGGCCTGCTGGCCGGTGCGCTCGGTGGCAATCTGAAAGCCGGTGCGGCAGCCGGTGCGGCTCCCCTGCTCGCCGAACTGGTCAGTAAACAGGATGACCCGACTCTCCGTGCAGTTCTGCACGGTATCGTGGCGGCAGCACTGACGCAGGCGAGTGGTGGCAGCGGCTCTGACGGTATGAAGGCCGGAGCCATTGGGGCTGTCACGGCCTCAGCGATGACGGACCATCTGGTAAGCGCACTTTACGGTAAGGACGTCAGCCAACTCACCGCCGATGAAAAACGTCTGGTGAGCAGTCTGGTGACGATTGCGGGTGGACTTGCAGGAGCAGCGGTCACTGACGGCGATCTGTCGATGGCTGCTCTGGCGTCCAACACAGCGAAGGTGGAAGTCACCAATAATAGTCTTGCCGGAGATAAGTCCAGAGAATCGGTCAAACAAAGTGCTGAATGGTGGAAAGAACAGTCAGGGACAGGCTGGGTGATAATATCGCTTCGCAGCTTGCAAATGGGTTGGTTAATTTAG
- a CDS encoding cysteine peptidase family C39 domain-containing protein gives MVNLAAETGDLAMLGGDTAFDVIAALATCATGDSYCSQAQSDIAKKDAAAANVLNGIMNGDAWEGIKFTLIKAASGDQNALENIAGIISGVLMPAKVLPGGSTTGKVTVKPVTPKAGAGGNWNVLDEIADPDVVKQATPTGCGGACGEMLLKDRNIFVDQTQIGTGLKSPEQLARDLTKNSEGSWSGGFVGFEAYDALNQTGSWSAMMWDQGSKIGHWVVVKGTDSKGNVSIYDPWKGTSYKMTDKEFKGTWNGNAVFNQ, from the coding sequence TTGGTTAATTTAGCCGCTGAAACTGGTGATCTGGCGATGCTGGGCGGCGATACAGCGTTTGATGTGATAGCGGCGCTGGCGACCTGCGCAACAGGAGACAGTTACTGTAGTCAGGCACAGAGTGACATTGCAAAAAAAGATGCAGCGGCGGCTAACGTGCTGAATGGCATCATGAATGGTGATGCCTGGGAAGGGATTAAATTCACACTAATAAAGGCGGCCAGTGGAGATCAGAATGCACTGGAGAATATTGCCGGGATAATATCTGGCGTTTTGATGCCAGCGAAGGTTCTACCAGGAGGGAGCACAACCGGTAAAGTAACCGTTAAACCTGTTACACCTAAGGCGGGAGCCGGTGGAAACTGGAATGTACTGGATGAAATCGCGGACCCAGATGTGGTTAAACAAGCAACACCAACAGGTTGTGGTGGTGCTTGCGGTGAAATGCTACTGAAAGACAGGAATATCTTTGTTGATCAAACTCAGATTGGAACGGGTCTGAAAAGCCCTGAACAGCTAGCTAGAGATTTAACCAAGAATAGTGAAGGTAGCTGGAGTGGAGGATTTGTTGGTTTTGAAGCATATGATGCTCTGAACCAAACAGGTTCATGGAGTGCAATGATGTGGGATCAGGGGAGTAAAATTGGGCATTGGGTTGTTGTGAAAGGTACAGATAGTAAAGGAAATGTATCTATCTATGATCCATGGAAAGGAACCAGTTATAAAATGACAGACAAAGAATTTAAGGGGACCTGGAATGGAAATGCAGTCTTCAACCAATAG
- a CDS encoding SymE family type I addiction module toxin, with the protein MFAWQCVALAGFTDGMPIKIRVMPDCIVITTQNTRELYGCAEGLPNFSLT; encoded by the coding sequence ATTTTTGCGTGGCAATGCGTAGCGCTGGCGGGATTTACCGACGGGATGCCGATTAAGATCCGGGTGATGCCGGACTGCATCGTTATCACCACCCAGAACACCCGCGAACTGTATGGCTGCGCCGAAGGCTTACCCAACTTTTCCCTGACCTGA
- a CDS encoding hemagglutinin repeat-containing protein yields the protein MPRKNIALRDDRPGSQNGISIELGASQQKDKENSQSQSNSNSVIRAEEQLTVNSGRDTTLKGAELAGNRVVVNTGRDLTISSVQDTASYDSKQSSSGAGLSLCVPPLCYGASSGNVNTSGENITQSGKSVTDQSGIYAGKGGFDITVGNHTQLDGAVIASTATDDKNKLDTGTLGWSDIHNESKTSGDSYTVAISGSAGGSGSGENRNVAPAIGTGHAEESSSGTTSSAISNGTLIIRDKDNQTQDIADLSRDTDNAHHGVDVNGDVQKVKDNLAVQSEGAALATSVLDVYGKYAEQKAKESNAALEARLTAEGKMQGETAQEREAFLKTQPGYQSTDYGPGSEFWTKGSAAAGLLAGALGGNLKAGAAAGAAPLLAELVSKQDDPTLRAVLHGIVAAALTQASGGSGSDGMKAGAIGAITASAMTDHLVSALYGKDVSQLTADEKRLVSSLVTIAGGLAGAAVTDGDLSMAVLASNTAKVEVENNSLSGDRAREAAKQAAESLKNQVRDKLGEGTTSSIANGIINALADTGDAALGSADYAADAAMALASCAVGDSYCTKAMSDLAGKNQAMADNVAALMQSETWSAVADMVKQAAGGNQAALEATGGMLASIILPGKKLSNVNVNSGYKISNGATKIIEKADLEHPIVQSRINVQNGNSKQGWEHVVQRHFSDKNASQFTISQSEVKNILQSKEVSSVPISRVIESADGPRYERVITLDKSIGIDKFSGKPTNTMTILTDEKGNLITTTPGRIK from the coding sequence TTGCCACGCAAAAATATCGCGTTACGAGATGACCGGCCAGGTTCACAGAACGGTATCAGTATTGAGCTGGGCGCCTCACAGCAGAAGGATAAGGAAAACAGCCAGTCACAGAGCAACAGCAACAGCGTTATCCGTGCCGAAGAGCAACTGACCGTGAACAGCGGACGCGACACCACCCTGAAAGGGGCAGAGCTTGCAGGCAACCGTGTGGTGGTGAACACCGGGCGCGACCTGACCATCAGCAGCGTCCAGGATACCGCCTCTTACGACAGCAAACAGTCCTCATCCGGCGCGGGCCTGAGCCTGTGCGTTCCTCCGCTGTGCTATGGCGCGTCTTCCGGTAACGTCAACACCTCGGGCGAAAACATCACCCAGAGTGGTAAGAGCGTCACTGACCAGAGCGGTATTTATGCCGGAAAAGGCGGTTTTGATATCACGGTCGGAAACCACACCCAGCTTGATGGCGCGGTGATTGCGTCCACGGCAACGGACGACAAAAACAAACTGGATACGGGAACGCTTGGCTGGAGCGATATTCACAATGAGAGCAAAACCTCCGGTGACAGCTACACCGTGGCGATTTCGGGCAGTGCGGGCGGCAGCGGAAGTGGTGAAAACCGCAACGTGGCTCCGGCCATCGGTACCGGTCATGCAGAAGAGAGCAGCAGCGGCACCACGTCGTCAGCCATCAGTAACGGCACCCTCATCATCCGCGACAAGGATAACCAGACGCAGGATATTGCTGACCTGAGTCGTGACACCGACAACGCCCACCATGGTGTGGATGTAAACGGTGATGTACAGAAGGTGAAGGATAACCTGGCGGTACAGAGCGAAGGTGCGGCGCTGGCGACCTCTGTGCTGGATGTGTACGGTAAGTATGCGGAGCAGAAGGCGAAGGAATCCAACGCCGCACTGGAAGCCCGGCTGACTGCGGAAGGTAAAATGCAGGGTGAAACGGCACAGGAGCGGGAAGCGTTCCTGAAAACGCAGCCGGGTTACCAGAGTACCGATTACGGTCCGGGGAGTGAGTTCTGGACGAAGGGCAGCGCGGCGGCAGGACTACTGGCCGGTGCGCTCGGTGGCAACCTGAAAGCAGGCGCGGCAGCCGGTGCGGCTCCCCTGCTCGCCGAACTGGTCAGTAAACAGGATGACCCGACTCTCCGTGCAGTCCTGCACGGTATCGTGGCGGCAGCACTGACGCAGGCGAGTGGTGGCAGCGGCTCTGACGGTATGAAGGCCGGAGCCATTGGGGCCATCACGGCCTCAGCGATGACGGACCATCTGGTGAGCGCACTGTACGGTAAGGACGTCAGCCAACTCACCGCCGATGAAAAACGTCTGGTAAGCAGCCTGGTGACGATTGCGGGTGGACTTGCAGGAGCAGCGGTCACTGACGGCGATCTGTCGATGGCTGTTCTTGCGTCCAACACTGCGAAGGTGGAAGTTGAGAATAACTCGCTGAGTGGTGATCGGGCTCGCGAAGCTGCAAAACAGGCTGCTGAATCCCTGAAAAATCAGGTAAGAGACAAGCTGGGTGAAGGTACAACCTCTTCCATCGCGAACGGTATCATCAATGCCCTCGCAGATACTGGTGATGCTGCATTAGGCTCGGCGGACTACGCCGCTGATGCGGCTATGGCGCTGGCTTCCTGTGCTGTGGGTGACAGCTACTGCACTAAGGCCATGAGTGACCTGGCCGGGAAGAATCAAGCGATGGCAGATAATGTAGCTGCTCTGATGCAAAGTGAAACCTGGTCAGCGGTTGCGGATATGGTTAAACAGGCGGCTGGCGGAAATCAGGCGGCGCTGGAAGCCACTGGCGGAATGCTGGCGAGCATTATATTGCCGGGCAAGAAACTTTCGAATGTCAACGTAAATAGTGGGTATAAAATTTCCAATGGCGCTACCAAAATAATAGAGAAAGCGGACTTGGAACATCCAATCGTTCAGTCCCGTATCAATGTTCAGAATGGTAACTCAAAGCAAGGTTGGGAACACGTTGTTCAACGCCATTTCTCAGATAAAAATGCAAGTCAATTTACGATCAGTCAGTCTGAGGTCAAAAATATTCTACAAAGTAAGGAGGTTTCGAGCGTACCAATTAGTCGAGTGATTGAAAGCGCTGATGGACCACGCTACGAACGAGTTATCACCTTAGATAAAAGCATTGGCATTGATAAATTTAGTGGAAAACCAACGAATACTATGACCATCTTAACAGATGAAAAAGGTAATCTGATCACAACAACTCCGGGAAGGATAAAATGA
- a CDS encoding VENN motif pre-toxin domain-containing protein yields MKAGAIGAISASAMTDHLVSALYGKDVSQLTADEKRLVSSLVTIAGGLQRRWKLRIIPYVTSSIRR; encoded by the coding sequence ATGAAGGCAGGGGCCATTGGAGCCATCAGCGCATCGGCGATGACGGACCATCTGGTGAGCGCACTGTACGGTAAGGATGTCAGCCAACTCACCGCCGATGAAAAACGTCTGGTGAGCAGTCTGGTGACGATTGCGGGTGGACTTCAGCGAAGGTGGAAGTTGAGAATAATTCCTTACGTGACAAGCTCAATCCGCCGATAA
- a CDS encoding polymorphic toxin type 24 domain-containing protein produces the protein MEVENNSLRDKLNPPIKIIDINQLGPKVLDENGDPLVGGGGIGKLIPRNATNLKGGPLERASQVSGRFSIENGPVNGTVYRADNKGNITSYATYDANGMIIKRVDVTGTAHGGI, from the coding sequence GTGGAAGTTGAGAATAATTCCTTACGTGACAAGCTCAATCCGCCGATAAAAATTATTGACATCAATCAATTAGGGCCGAAGGTTCTTGATGAGAATGGTGATCCACTTGTAGGTGGCGGTGGGATTGGGAAATTAATACCAAGAAATGCTACGAACTTAAAAGGAGGACCTTTAGAAAGAGCAAGCCAGGTAAGTGGTAGATTCAGCATTGAAAATGGCCCAGTTAACGGAACCGTTTATCGTGCAGATAACAAAGGAAATATCACAAGTTATGCAACTTATGACGCAAACGGAATGATCATTAAAAGGGTCGATGTAACCGGGACTGCTCATGGTGGAATATAG